tgctttccattttttttttattattaatctgtattaatagagttTTCATTTTCCACctgactgtggttccccagcacggggtgttctcttatcttgttaatcaagcagtaagcaaagcagctctgccagtccattttacgagtctcttggtgggccgtcttccactgctcctcagccactgccgtcgtctgtttgtttacatgcagctgTTTGGTACCCACGCTCGTCCTCACAACCGCTTTCCATTCATACCGACAAGCAACATCTTGCTCCCGgatgggcatacgggcaaccgcggctgcccatagccccaatggttggacaccgccttttaaggcagaacgcatgacgccgacggtaggtagacgtgacccgtacatgtcaaagcaacgcgaaactcgtggcggtaatgcgcgaaagtcgtgatgttaagaatttaggactaagcgctaaactcgaggatcgcgaaactcggatagcgcgaaactcgagagggtactgtatatatatatttggtatcaaaagaaagcaaattaaatgtattattcataactgggaagaaatagggttgaatactaaataaaataataaaaataatatgtataataaggcgcttcatataggttgatttatagaGTGAAATGATTATAGAGAGACGGTAACTTTTCAGTTTTTCCCGGCCTTCTAAGCTGCGTACTCATGACCGGAGATCCCTTTGTAGTTTCCTATCTTGCTAAGTCCTCCTCGTCTCTGCTACTGACTATTACACTCCACTTGTCTAGTTTCCTTTCCATAATCAGAATTCTTTTGTATATAGTCGATTCCTTACTGGCAAATTCAgagagtaggcggtggctgagtggtagcgtgctgggcccacattcaccgcgtgatggacgacgcgggttcgaatccccacgctaccacctggggtttttcagtcaccgccgagtggcttaaaactacccacatgctgtcctgaagaccacccatcaacccggactctagaggaaaccgtccaagtgaatcaagaaggagttccggggggcagcatgagccaggagaagatggcgccactataaacacttgcctgcgccgtgacgggctggggccgaataccacccaggcccctcaagcaagcctaccggcgcaataagcgtagacgtaaaaaaaaaattaaaaaattgtTATAatgaagcatctctctctctctctctcctttttttataagGCAGAGATAATGCTGGGAACAAGAACATGTGGAAAgcaatgtcagagagagagagagagagagagagagagagagagagagagagagagagagagagagagagagtatatgtgcgTAGTATCCAGGgtctgtctcccaatctatatttgtccatcttttccttctttatatttatgGACACTGCACGCCTCAACAATGTCTCTCCTAAGGCCATATTCCTCATCACTGATCCACATATCcggccttcattccttccctcatgcTCCATAATCCACTCTTCTTCCTGGTGTGTTCCATTCcaaatcctcctcccttccactcatcCCACAAACAGCTCAAAGGGAGACGGGCCCCACCCAGAAGCATGGCCCAGCCTTGGCGCAACGGAACACAGGCAGACGATGACTCagctgattggtgtgtgtgtgtgtgtgtgtgtgtgtgtgtgtgtgtgtgtgtgtgtgtgtgtgtgcatttacctagttgtgaaatacaggaaataaccgtgtgtgtgtgtgtgtgtgtgtgtgtgtgtgtgtgtgtgtgtatttacctagttgtgaaatacaggaaataaccgtgtgtgtgtgcgtgtgaaatcAACAGCTTTTGAGGCTTCTTATCTTATGTGCTGTTTGTCAAAggtagaggggggtgggggggagtcaGAGCCCTTTTATAGGTGCTCACGCAAACACCCTGACCATTAGTGCAGAAACACACACGCAGCCTTCAAGACGCGAACATCATGGGTCCGCGAACACTCTCCTGCCTGCTGGTGATGGCATTCTTGGTGAGTCTGAGTGTGTCCGCCAGTCCTTTCATACTTCACCAGTTGATGTTGAGCACTTGATATCCTTTACCGGACCAACCcgctcatttctgcattctttcaaaataaaacctgggactccatccggtcctaatgcttccctctcctccagcTCCTTCATTATTTTACACATCTCTTTAGTTGCCATGAATTTCTCTatttgaacatttatcttgttaaaccaatcttcctttcctccttctatttgtttatataatgggacatatTTTTCGAGTCCTGTCTCACAAGCCTCTACGAAAACATTATATTTTTCCTGCACCTCTTAAGTTCCTTTTAATATTTCCCAGTCCAgtttttcataatatttcttgAGATTTTATGTGTCTGCTTTTCTgccgtttctccttttttcttggtGTGATTTGTCGTAATCATCGGTTTCCAAATCTATTATTAAATATTCGCTTTTTcccatgggacacacacacatatcttaatTCATATAACAGGTGAACTTCCTTTGTCAGTACCAGGTTCAGTCTTGCCAGTCCGTCATCACTCCTGTACCTTGTGTTCTCAGTCACTCAATATATCATTAAGTTTTCCACAGTCAGTTTCAGAATTTTTCcacggtcatttttttttttttttacgttgtggcctattgcaccggtaggcttcttcccggtggggcctgatgttcggcccagcccgttctggagcaggcgagtgtttatagtggcgccatcttgcactggctcatgctgccctcccggagctcatctttaatcctagaatctagagtccgggttgataggtggtcttctggacagcatgtgggtagttttaagccactcggcggcggctgaaaaatcccagcttggtggcaccgggcagggattgaactcgcgtcgtcctgaacgcggcgccatcacgctatccattcagccaccgcctccccgacttCCTCCACCTTCGAATGTTTCCCCAAGTGACAAGACTCTTATTTGCTTTAAGTAACGTACTGAAACACCGAATATCCTCAAGCATCGTTCTTCTTTGTTCCATGAGCTTGGTCTtggtggtacaggtaactctcgatttacgcgagtattgcgttcttggagaggtcgcgtaaatcaaaaacaatgtaaatcaaacaagaggtaggtttatgtcgaaaaataaataccgtatttttcagcgtatagcgcacacctttttctcgaaaaaatgcctgaaaggttagccctgcgccttgtacgccgaatgtacaaatttttaatgattttttcttctttggggtgtttttaagggtctgtttttttgtcttatccaataacggcaaactttcctttatcattgtatataatccttcatagtccgtagctgtcttataatatgttaccacagaatacagggtgatctaataactactatacaaaattgaaatcgatggaggattgcccatgccttgctgttgtcctgtttttccgtcgggcgccatttgtatgatcttgatcttgatgtcacaggtggcttgattgtatgactaaggagcagtacaagctacataaaaaatcatattggaaaaaatatccatgtgttcattattagttattaatattagtgagaataatggggtaaatatgatatcagaaactgtacatcatgagtcttgtacgaggagatatttcgcgcaatacagcaggccgccatttgcattgtttacaaatcacacaaccacacccatacaacaaacagctgcatggcgtgtcaccagaaacgtgtgaattgtgtcttgcctagttctctgtcataacctacgagtgatggtgggaataatatgcttattcacttcattcagtggagagagagagagagagagaatatccatatcaccgagatatccactcaggcactcagtctcagcctcactcgtgtgaggaagaaatgagggacacaatgagtggctagctagtattggtaccggtaccgagcagtctggtaccggtactgtaccatatagctagtaccgttagtaccggtaactgcccacccctattgttgagtagcgtggcagcgtgggtactgtattgttgttcaagtggcgcgcgagaagaactgagctctgctgtgtggccgcagcgctatgagagtccagttgcgtgagacatctggtggccactccataaaatatcgcgtataagtggaaaaaacgtgtaaataattttttttttttttttggattttggaccccgcgttatttaaaaaacgcgtaaaccaaactcgcgtaaatcgagagttacctgtacaaagGTTGCTAACATCAtactttctctgtttttattcttcaagttaacacattatttccgtctttccttctccatagATTACTGATTTCCCCAACAGCCCCTTCTCGCCATTATCATCACCCCTTCTGTGCTAAATTTCCATACAATATTATTTGAATTATTTGAATGAAACACAATAGTAGTACCTCACTCAGAACCCTTTTAAAGAAGCAAGGTTTTCCTCCACATCATGTCGAGGGGTTTGAACTTTAAATGCAGTTTGGAAAATCCTCCATTACGTAAGAACCAGCCAGTAACtctagggtcgtattttaaaatatttcgtcgcccaagaacacatatttgacaaggctttcgtaggagttaagggcatttccagggatagttctataaccttggtggtagtttgacccttcttctgtaccatgaaccttaagaaacacattatttccaggagtagttttatgaccctggtggtagtttgacccttcccaagtaccatgaaccttaagaaacactcattatttccaagagtggtagtttgacccttcttctgtaccataaaccttaagaaacacattatttccaggagtagttttgtgaccctggtggtagtttgaccctttccaagtaccatgaaccttaagaaacaatCATTATTTCCaagagtggtagtttgacccttccccagtaccatgaaccttaagaaacactcattggaacccaaCTGACActttctttaacctttagaaagaGTTACTGTGAGGAGCGGAAGTGTCTTAAAAAACAACCTCTCTGTCCCACCAGGTGCCTGCCGTCTTCGCTCAAAGTACTTGCCTGGGCACGGACCCCTGCGTGGCAAACTGCAAGAACTGTTCCCCAAATGAAAAGGTTCCTGACCCCGAGGACTGCCGCGGTTACTACATGTGCATTGATGGTACGGAAGAAAACAATTACTACCCCTTACCCTTCGACTGTGATGACGGTGAAGTGTTCAATTTCACCGAACACGACTGTGTGAAGGGAGATTCCTGTGAGCCCTGCGGTACAACAACAGTGTCGGACTGTTCGTACGAGTGTCCCGCCGCAACAACTACGACTGCCCCGTTATTCGATGCCATTGAGACTGACCCTGTGAGCATCCCTTCCTTCTATGACTGCAACAGCTACTACACATGCGGCGATGATGGTCAGCCCGACGGATCCGGGACCTGTGAACCTGAAACTCCATTCTTCGACGGCGAGAAATGCCAGACTGATGAGACGAAGTGCTGCCATTGTCACGCGTACTGCCCAAAGGATGGCGACCCGGGTGTCATTGCCGACCCACTGGACTGCCGCGGGTACTACCTCTGCACTGGCGACGATGCGGGGGCGGTGCCAACCACTCACGGCAAATGTAATGACGGGGagtattttgacacgattttgggTAAATGCTCCGCCTCCATCCCTTGTATGACACAGTGCACGAATGTGATAGGTGCTGACGGCTGCATTGAGCCCTTCACCTGCCTGGAGATCGGGTACTTTGCCAGGTGTCCGTTGGCTAAGCAGTGCACCCCAGATTACTACCACTGCACAGAAGCTACCGGGGCGTACCAGGAGGCTCTGTCCTGTGGCAGCGGAACAGTCTTCCACCCTGACAGTCACAACTGCGTCCCCAGTGATAGATGtccctaggagagagagagagagagagagagagagagagagagagagagggagagagagagagagagaataaaggaagaggggaagaaattaaaagaaagtaaGACAGAAAGGGCAACTGaaatgtattgaaaaaaaaagaaaaaaaaatagttagccagagttgacccggtagcagcggggatcgtgtctcttaatggtccctccaagcgagaaaaatgagaaaaaatcacccctcacacaaaccatttcataatacatatcaaagcatttgtgatcagattatgtatcatctattttggggggtttatatcatggcacaaatttggcccgtcactgctacacggtaaagccacaatgaAGACTCTggtgccttaacccggtagcagcgacgggccaaatttgtggctttaccgtgtagcagcgacgggccaaatttgtggctttaccgtgtagcagcgacgggccaaatttgtggcttgaccgtgtagcagcgacgggccaaatttgtgccatgattcaaaccccccaaaatagatgatacataatctgatcacaaatgctttgatatgtattatgaaatggtttgtgtgaggggtgattttttctcatttttctcgcttggagggaccattaagaaacatgatccctgcttcTACCGGGTTAAATCATTGGCTAAGGTTATTTGACTGTTTTCATGTAACGGACTTTGAATGCTTTGAATTATTGTTATTAATCATCATTACAGTCACCCCTCAAATAGCacggttttcaatagttcggttttggttctatgtggattttctaagattttttaggattttaaaatttcccgacGAGCAGGAAGTATTAAAATCCTGAAAGATCTTGTACaacaatctgtataaaaccgtACTATTGAAAACTGTACTATTTAAGAGATGACTACAGCATTGCCAAAGTATCAAACTCAACGCTTTGTATTTTCTGAACAAACAAACATCAGTatataggagttttaacgctaacttaaATTTTCCATCGTAATTTATATAAGTACGAGAGTTTGCGGCTCAAAAGTACAGActatgtggtgagtacgataatttggcaacaagAGATGTGACTATACTCTATACTGGTTTTTATATTTCCTTGTTCGGCTCATAACACCGGTATTCTTTCCTGATGGGGTGCAGATGAGTGTTTTACAGCGGCGCCATTctcgcttggctcatgctgccctgctGAGCCCTACTTGGTACTCTGGGTTTTGCAAGAGTTTGGGCTGACACGAGGTCATTGGGACGATATAGTGATCTCAGCTTCTGGTCAGCTAAAGAATGTTTGCCTTGTTAATCATTCTACAGGAATAAATATAAAGTATATCATCCAATGTTATATTTCAATTTCACCCttgttggttgagcaacagacattattggttgagcaacagacaattattggttgagcaacagacaacaaagagtagtgattgacggatttaactcagagtgggcgcctgtcactagtggcgtccctcagggctcggtccttggcccagtgctcttcattatttacatcaacgacgtggatgttggactcaataaccgcattagtaaatttgcagacgacacaaagattggtaactcggttctcactgacgaagacaggcaaagcctccaagaggatttgcacaaaatttcagcatggtcggatagatgggagatgccctttaacgtagacaagtgccaggtccttcaagttggaacgaggaataagaagttcgaatacgaaatgcgcggcgttaaactcaaaagcgttcaatgcgtcaaagacttgggggtcaaaatcgcgtcaaacctcaaattctcacagcaatgcatcgatgcagcaaataaagcgaacagaatgttgggcttcattaaaagaaactttgtattcaagaataaagatgtaatactcccgctctacaacagtttagtcagaccccacttggaatatgcggtacagttttggtctcccaccatgcaaaggatattgctaaattagaaggtgttcagcgtcgggcaacgaaaatgatcccttccttgcgcaacaaatcctacgaagaaaggctttctacccttaacatgttctctcttgagaaacgtcgcctccgaggaaaactgatcgaatgttttaaaatacttaatggtttcacgaatgtagacagatcaacattgtttatgatcgatgacactttgcgcacgaggaacaatggcgtaaaactcagatgtagacaagtaaattcagactgcaccaaatttttcttcaccaacgttgtagtgcgagaatggaataagcttccaccatcagtggtccagtgtaacacgattgactccttcaaaaataagctcgaccgtcacttccttcaacttaatatcaactagagtagaaatgcaacgttttggagtcttctgattaatgtaaaatcacttaggtttaaggacagaccaccaagtctggaccatggggtctgtgtggtctgattttctatgtaaatctatgtaaatcttgtgtgttaacccgtccgctgtgattggcacggatttggccttcactggtagcctggtaaacttatattcccaagtctttctctgcctctgtggtggatagtggagtgtttcccatgtggtattggtgtgctggatatcccttcactggtagcctggtgaacttatattcccaggtctttttctgcctctgtgatggatagtgaagtgtttcccatgtggtattggtgtgctggatatcccttcactggtagcctggtaacatacactcccaggtctttctctgcctctgtgatggatagtgaagtgtttcccatgtggtattggtgtgctggatatcccttcactggtagcctggtaacatacactcccaggtctttctctgcctctgtggtggatagtggagtgtttcccatgtggtattggtgtgctggatatcccttcactggtagcctggtaacatacactcccaggtctttctctgcctctgtggtggatagtggagtgtttcccatgtggtattggtgtgctggatatccttcactggtagcctggtaacatacactcccaggtctttctctgcctctgtggtggatagtggagtgtttccatgtggtattggtgtgctggatatcccttcactggtagcctggtaacatacactcccaggtctttcgctgcctctgtggtggatagtggagtgtttcccatgtggtattagtgtgctggatatcccttcactggtagcctggtaacatacactcccaggtctttctctgcctctgtggtggatagtggagtgtttcccatgtggtattggtgtgctggatatcccttcactggtagcctggtaacatacactcccaggtctttctctgcctctgtggtggatagtggagtgtttcccatgtggtattggtgtgctggatatccctcacactggtagcctggtaacatacactcccagttcttctctgtctctgtggtggatagtggagtgtttcccatgtggtattggtgtgctggatatcccctcccaaggtacatgactttatacttttcttcactgaattgtagcagccactttttgatccattcctgtagcttggtgaggtctgactgtaggaaatccacagccaaggggGTCATTACGATGGGAGGAAGGAACTCAGAGTACACAGAACAAAACTGAGGAAAGGGACTTGTCGGATAGACCTatagaagtacagttttccatagaGGAGCGTGggtacatggaatggacttagcagaGACATTGTTGAGGCGGGCAATGTCCATacatataatgaaggaaaagctggacaaatatagattgggagaaatactctttctctctctctgccccccctcATTGCTTGCCAGATGTTCCTGTTCCCAGCATTATCTctgccttagagagagagagagagagagagagagagagagagagagagagtatatgtgcgTAGTATCCAGGgtctgtctcccaatctatatttgtccatcttttccttctttatatttatgGACACTGCACGCCTCAACAATGTCTCTCCTAAGGCCATATTCCTCATCACTGATCCACATATCCGGCCTTCAGTCCTTCCCTCATGCTCCATAATCCACTCTTCTTCCTGGTGTGTTCCATTCcaaatcctcctcccttccactcatcCCACAAACAGCTCAAAGGGAGACGGGCCCCACCCAGAAGCATGGCCCAGCCCTGGCGCAACGGAACACAGGCAGACGATGACTCagctgattggtgtgtgtgtgtgtgtgtgtgtgtgtgtgtgtgtgtgtgtgtgtgtgtgtgtgtgtatttacctagttgtgaaatacaggaaataaccgtgtgtgtgtgtgtgtgtgtgtgtgtgtgtgtgtatttacctagttgtgaaatacaggaaataaccgtgtgtgtgtgtgtgcgtgtgtgtgtgtgtgtgtgtgtgtgtgtgtgtgtgtatttacctagttgtgaaatacaggaaataaccgtgtgtgtgtgtgtgtgtgtgtgtgtgtgtgtgtgtgtgtgtgtgtgaaatcaacAGCTTCTAAGGCTTCTTATCTTATGTGCTGTTTGTCAAAGgtagaggggggtggggtgggggggagtcaGAGCCCTTTTATAGGTGCTCACGCAAACACCCTGACCATTagtgcagaaacacacacacagccttcaaGACGTGAACATCATGGGTCTGCGAACACTCTCCTGCCTGCTGGTGATGGCATTCTTGGTGAGTCTGAGTGTGTGTCCGCCAGTCCTTTGATACTTCACCAGTTGATGTTAAGCACTTAATATCCTTTACCGGATCAACCcgctcatttctgcattctttcaaaataAAACCTGGGACTTTAAATGCAGTTTGAAAAATCCTCCATTATGTAAGAACCAGCCAGTAACtctagggtcgtattttaaaatatttcgtcgcccaagaacacatatttggcaaggctttcgtaggagttaagggcatttccagggatagttctataaccttggtggtagtttgacccttcttctgtaccatgaaccttaagaaacacattatttccaggagtagttttatgaccctggtggtagtttgacccttccccagtaccatgaaccttaagaaacactcattatttccaagagtggtagtttgaccctggtggtagtttgacccttccccagtcccatgaaccttaagaaacactcattatttccaagagtggtagtttgacccttccccagtaccatgaaccttaagaaacaatCATTATTTCCAggagtggtagtttgaccctggtggtagtttgacccttccccagtaccatgaaccttaagaaacactcttTATTTCCAggagtggtagtttgaccctggtggtagtttgacccttccccagtaccatgaaccttaagaaacactcattatttccaagagtggtagtttgaccctggtggtagtttgacccttccccagtaccatgaaccttaagaaacactcattggaacccgactgacaccttctttaacctttagaaagaGTTACTGTGAGGAGCGGAAATGTCTTAAAAACAACCTCTCTGTCCCACCAGGTGCCTGCCGCCTTCGCTCAGAGTACTTGCCTGGGCACGGACCCCTGTAAGGCAGACTGCATAAGCTGTTCCCCAAATGAAAAGGTTCCTGACCCCGAGGACTGCCGCGGTTACTACATGTGCATTGATGGTACGGCTGAAGACAATTACTACCCCTTACCCTTCGACTGTGATGACGGTGAAGTGTTCAATTTCACCGAACGCGAGTGTGTGAAGGGAGATTCCTGTGAGCCCTGCGGTACAACAACAGTGTCGGACTGTTCGTACGAGTGTCCCGGCCCATTAACTACGATTGCCCTGTTATTCGATGCCATTGAGACTGACCCTGTGAGCATCCCTTCCTTCTATGACTGCAACAGCTACTACACATGCAGTGATGATGGTCAGCCCGACGGATCCGGGACCTGTGAACCTGAAACTCCATTCTTCGACGGCGAGAAATGCCAGACTGACGAGACGAAGTGCTGCCATTGTCACGCGTACTGCTCAAAGGAAGACGACCCGGGTGTCATTGCCGACCCACTGGACTGCCGCGGATACTACCTCTGCACTACCGTCGATGCGGGGACGGTGCCAACCACTCACGGCAAATGTAATGACGGAGagtattttgacacgattttgggTAAATGCTCCGCCTCCGCCCCTTGTATGACACAGTGCACGAATGTGATAGGTGCTGATGGCTGCATTGAGCCCTTCACCTGCCTGGAGATCGGGTACTTTGCCAGGTGTCCGTTGGCTAAGCAGTGCACCCCAGATTACTACCACTGCACAGAAGCTACCGGGGCGTACCAGGAGGCTCAGTCCTGTGGCAGCGGAACAGTCTTCCACCCTGACAGTCACAACTGCGTCACCAGTGATAGATGtccctaggagagagagagagagagagagagagagagaataaaggaagaggggaagaaaataaaagaaagtgagagaaagggcaactgaaatatgttaaaaaaaaagaaaaaaaatagttagcgAGAGTTGACCTGGTatcagcggggaccatgtttcttaatggtccctccaagcgagaaaaatgagaaaaaatcacccctcacacaaaccatttcataatatatatcaaagcatttgtgatcagattatgtatcatctattttgggggtttatatcatggcacaaatttggcccgctacatggcacaaatttgggtcgctgctacacggtgaagccacaatgAAGACTCTggtgccttaacccggtagcagcgacgggccaaatttgtggcttcaccgtgtagcagcgacgggccaaatttgtggctttaccgtgtagcagcgacgggccaaatttgtggctttaccgtgtagcagcgacgggccaaatttgtggcttgaccgtgtagcagcgacgggccaaatttgtgccatgattcaaaccccccaaaatagatgatacataatctgatcacaaatgctttgatatgtattatgaaatggtttgtgtgaggggtgattttttctcatttttctcgcttagagggaccattaagaaacatgatccctgctgctaccgggttaaatcatTGGCTAAGGTTATTTGACTGTTTTCATGTAACGGACTTTGAATGCTTTGAATTATTGTTATTAATCATCATTACAGTCACCCCTCAAATAGCacggttttcaatagttcggttttgtttctatgtggattttctaagattttttaggattttaaaatttcccgacgagcaggaagtattaaaatcctaaaagatcttctacaacaatctgtataaaaccgaactattgaaaaCTGTACTATTTAAGAGATGACTACAGCATTGCCAAAGTATCAAACTCAACGCATTGTATTTTctgaacaaacaaacatataggAGTTTTAGCGCTAACTTAAATTTTCCATCGTAATTTATATAAGTACGAGAGTTTGTGGCTCAAAAGTACAGActatgtggtgagtacgataatttggcaacaagAGATGTGACTATACTCTATACTGGTTTTTATATTTCCTTGTTCGGCTCATAACACCGGTATTCTTTCCTGATGGGGTGCAGATGAGTGTTTTACAGCGGCGCCATTCTcgcttggctcgtgctgccccgcTGAGCCCTACTTGGTACTC
This genomic window from Eriocheir sinensis breed Jianghai 21 chromosome 6, ASM2467909v1, whole genome shotgun sequence contains:
- the LOC126987704 gene encoding uncharacterized protein LOC126987704 isoform X4; this encodes MGPRTLSCLLVMAFLVPAVFAQSTCLGTDPCVANCKNCSPNEKVPDPEDCRGYYMCIDGTEENNYYPLPFDCDDGEVFNFTEHDCVKGDSCEPCGTTTVSDCSYECPAATTTTAPLFDAIETDPVSIPSFYDCNSYYTCGDDGQPDGSGTCEPETPFFDGEKCQTDETKCCHCHAYCPKDGDPGVIADPLDCRGYYLCTGDDAGAVPTTHGKCNDGEYFDTILGKCSASIPCMTQCTNVIGADGCIEPFTCLEIGYFARCPLAKQCTPDYYHCTEATGAYQEAQSCGSGTVFHPDSHNCVPSDRCP
- the LOC126987704 gene encoding peritrophin-48-like isoform X9; the encoded protein is MGPRTLSCLLVMAFLVPAVFAQSTCLGTDPCVANCKNCSPNEKVPDPEDCRGYYMCIDGTAEDNYYPLPFDCDDGEVFNFTERECVKGDSCEPCGTTTVSDCSYECPGPLTTIALLFDAIETDPVSIPSFYDCNSYYTCSDDGQPDGSGTCEPETPFFDGEKCQTDETKCCHCHAYCSKEDDPGVIADPLDCRGYYLCTTVDAGTVPTTHGKCNDGEYFDTILGKCSASAPCMTQCTNVIGADGCIEPFTCLEIGYFARCPLAKQCTPDYYHCTEATGAYQEAQSCGSGTVFHPDSHNCVTSDRCP
- the LOC126987704 gene encoding uncharacterized protein LOC126987704 isoform X3, which produces MGPRTLSCLLVMAFLVPAVFAQSTCLGTDPCVANCKNCSPNEKVPDPEDCRGYYMCIDGTEENNYYPLPFDCDDGEVFNFTEHDCVKGDSCEPCGTTTVSDCSYECPAATTTTAPLFDAIETDPVSIPSFYDCNSYYTCGDDGQPDGSGTCEPETPFFDGEKCQTDETKCCHCHAYCPKDGDPGVIADPLDCRGYYLCTGDDAGAVPTTHGKCNDGEYFDTILGKCSASIPCMTQCTNVIGADGCIEPFTCLEIGYFARCPLAKQCTPDYYHCTEATGAYQEAQSCGSGTVFHPDSHNCVTSDRCP